The segment tcggactgatattaatatctcgatacacTCCTTTTTTTCCAATCCTGTTTGTTTGGTTGTTCTTTTAACTGTGTCGCGCAAAATCAAATCACCCAATAACTGATTTTAAAAGCGAAGATATTAGTTTAGCGTGTTCAACCAGATACCTGTCGTCTTCTTCAATGTCATCTCCGTCTTTGAGCCAGGCAACGTCTGGGGGCGGCTCCCCCCTTATGTCAGCCTTGAGCACCACTGTTGTTCCCCTCTTGGCCTTCAAGTTTTCTGGGCCTTTGGAAACCTTGGCAGGGACTAAAAGACCACGGTTTAATAAACACGTTGTACACAGGTTCTTGCATAACAGCACATCTAAGCCCTCTTTTAATAGTTATCACGTATAAAAGTCAAGTTGAAAAAATACCTTAAGTTTAGCTAGATTTATTTCAAGTCACTGGACTTTAAAATTGGCAGATTTGTGAAAAATGTAATATCAGTTCCTTAAGTTGGCCTATATTAGCAAAGTTACGGAAAAAAGTGGCACATCTAATTAAAAAACAACGAAAATGTAACTTTTGATCCCAATTGACCACTGGCTTTTACGTTGTAATTGTATATAAGTCCACCAGATGGTGCTACATTTTCCCGTTCAAAATATGCTGCAAAATTTCACACCTGTGTCTATAAAAATTTTTTTGcgtattttcattgtttttaaacttaaaaaaacagtGGCACAATGTAAACATGATAGCTTTTAGGCACAATAATCCCCAAACTATAatatgtgtgtaccgtatttttcggactataagtcgcagtttttttcatagtaataacatatatgtttttttccttctttattgtgcattttcggcaggtgcgacttatactccagtgcgacttatactccgaaaaatacggtgtatatatattttacataataGGCTCAAGACTGACTTGTTTACAGCAGTTCGGGGAAACTGGCATTGAAAAAGATATTTGAAAAACCTCTTGAgggcaaatcaaatcaaatactaATTTGACAGCAAGTGTACGTACCTTCCACTAGAATACAAGCTAATCCTGATGTCTGCCCGAATGGATTCTTGATGTTGACTGTATATTTGCCCATATCTGCAAGTACCCCGTCTCGAACCACCAGTGCCACAAAATCAGGGTCTTCGAAAACGTAACGGTACTTGGGACCGTCCTTTAATTCCTTTCCGTCCTTGTACCAGGTGATGAACGGATCTGGGAAAGCGCTAACTCTGCACTCCAGCTTTGCTGCACTGCCTTCAACAAGAACCACATCTTTGAGCTCCTGTAAGATCTTAGGAGGGCCTTTCTCCCGCATCTCTTTTTGGGACCTTTGAGAAGACGAAATTAAGAAAACAGAACGAGAGTCACTTGTGCAAAAAATGCCGTTCAAAATGGTCAATGTTTGTAGGTTCGGTTTGTGACAAATTAACAATGAAAGGGTACAGTCTTCAGATTACGGCCCCTCAAACCTGTGTCTTGTGAATCTTATGAGTAGTATTACAAATACTTACAAAACTctgaatatatacatttgtaacaTTGGATAAGCAATACAGTTTCTAAAAGTCTATGTCAGATATCACTAACTATCTTTAGTTAGTAACTATCTGTCTTTTTTGGATTGTAAGTTTTGACCGGTACAGCTTTTATAAAGCCATCCCACATGATACTTCTCAGCAAATCAAATCGGTGCAGTCTATGACCCTATCATCAGGACAGGTTCTTTGCCTGGACCTATTCGAATTCTAGTCTCCCAAACACCTTTGCAGATTCGTGGGCACAAGAAACATTTGACATTGTTATCAATACtggaatattttggtacctgtggcCGCGATACGAGGCCTGGATTCGAACGGCAGCTTCTTGGACCTGAGGGTCGTTGATGTCCAGATTGCACCCAGAGGGAGGTGGAGCCTTTGCTTTGGACATCTGCAGTAGGGACAACGTTGCAATTTTAAACAAAATGTCAGTGAAGTTGTTGGTGAAGTTTTCACTTACTCTGCAGATGTTGTCGTTTCCACCTCTCCTCCTTGATCCGGTGTACTGTCATGAAACTGAATTTGGGGACAACTGAGTCTTATATCTTGACGGTCAGGAGGAGTAACATCTAAGCCTCTCATCTCCAAACATGGCATGCCTTTTTTGGATATCAGGGAATACGCCACAGTCCTGGTGCTTGTTGTTTGAAGACTGACAACAAATGTTACATTAACATTCCTCTCCTTTTTTAGCCTTCGTATGAAATACTCCTGAGAATCCTTGGATCAGCAAATAGTTTCGTTAATGGATGTTGGAAATGGAATGTTAATTGTCCGGGGTTTGAAATATGCATATAATtatttttctctctgctcttttgAGGGTGCTTTGGAAGGTATTCACCATCAACACTGGTCTGCAGTTACTGTTTATTCAGTCTACTGTGGGAGAACAGTTCCACAGATTATATTTGTCATGTTTTCTTTATTGCACAGCCTGCATTCATGCCCGTATCCATGCCCAAACAGTTCACAAAATAAAAAGCAGAAGCCGAAACAGTCACTCAATAAATTAACAAATGTGAACCAGACAGAGAAGTCGCATTCATGAGCCATATTTGCAAACACTGCATTAAATTGAGAACATGTTTTCTTTATGAGACTAAGGGCGTACTCACATTGGCCAATCGTACCGCGCTTGGGCCTATTTCACTTGGAATATATGGACCACGGCATGGAAGTCAAAGGATGACCGTTTTCCGATAGCTCTTTGCAAATTATTTATGATAGCccagaaaataaatcaaatacaaaGACTAAAAATGATAAAAACCCCGGCATACTCACTGACTCACACATATTTTTGTGTGCGTACAAAGAAAGACATGCCATTTAATTCATGTGATCACTCCTCTTGCTCGTGGTTaatggaaaatgttgcatattttaaaTGATTTGAAATAAGACCGGAAATAATCCACAAGGTCAGGGAAATTTCCTGTAGAAGGGATGGGACAAACGGGTTGAAGTACAAATGCAAACGTCAGTAGAGGGAGCAGGAATCGCACCTTAGACCAGCACGGTACGAATGGCCTAGTGTGTGTACGCGACATTCATCACtgcaacacatttttcacaaaatacaTCAAGGATAGTATACAAAAATGGGTATCGCAGTTCAGAAAAAAACCTGTTGTCTGAGTATTCAGGGTATACTTGTGTAGGATCATTTATGCTCGCACAGGCGtgtaaaatgttacttaaaaaaatgACATTGTCATGCTGAGCTCTCTTCAGTCTAATCATATCCCTATAGTGACTTTACACGGAAGCAAAACGTCAAATTACTGCAGAAAAAGCCCAATATTAACTGAACAAAAGTGTTACAATATTTAGAACCATAAAATAATCTCAGTCAAAAATAAACCTCAGATAATTTATtactttctatttatttttttattttttcactccGTTTTGCAAGACAACGATCATTAGAAATACACCATACAAACATTATGAAATAATTCGATGACACCAAAATATTAGCAGTGAAAGTAAGCCAAAGTTAGCTGGAACCAACCGAGTATTTGGCGTTTCTGTGAAAATGGCCGAAGGCAAATATGTACTCCGATATATACCACTTGTGTCATGTATTTTCTTGTACTTAttcattttagaagaaacaaCAAAGTATATCTTGAATCATGTCATGCAAATTTCACAATGCAGAGACCGGGAATAAACTGATAAATATACTCAAACCGCGGCTGATATAAGTGAGTGTGAACATTTCACTCGGAGAAAACTGaatatgtaaagtgttttttttttacttctgctGTTGAGTGGAATAATATTTGGAAATACACCatgtataaatcaatcaatctccTGAGATTGAAAATCGAATTACTGTTAAGAGTCTTGTCCGAGTAGCCCTTGTGTCGCATCCACAAATATATTTCATGTGCTTTTGAACAGAATTTGAAAACTCAGAATATCTCCAAAGCACTTCTTTTCTGTGTAAAAACTGGTAGCATAGACACTCGGTTGTCAGTAAAGGGAAATTTGAAGTAAATTGAATGAAATCAATCGAGGCCTTTTGAGTGTTGTCATTGTGTGTGAACATGTAGCCAGTTGTAAGAATATTTATCCAAAATGCATCCAAATTTACAAACATTGAGGTAACATCCAGGAGGATACAAACATAGTTTACCTttcaaaaataaatgcattcaggCATTTTGCAGCTTGGCATTttttttgtccatttgtcaaCCAAGTTCAACAACTTTGACCTGAAGGGTTTACTCGACCCGGCGGATTTTTCTGTTCACATTCTGTCAAGTTGCAAGCTTGGTTTTAACGAGGAACAGGGAAATTTGGCACAGTCGGTGTGGCTGGACTGCTCGGGGTTTGTGGAGAGCTCTGGTAAGATCGAAGCAGAACTTTGTGTTTGGTTGCCAGTTCCTCTCGCCTGCGCTGCTGGTCTGCCAAAAATTCCTTGAGACGCACCGTTGTAAAGGTCAGAGTTTGCCTACGAAGACGCATCAGGTAGGCATCTTGAAGCCAAGAATTACTCAAGCATTCCTTGATAGAGGCACGAGCCCTGTTGAGGAAGCAAACATTTGTCAAGCTGGACCTAAACTGGTACATTTTTGtcaatggatgttctcattcatccagatcATTGCATCCTTAGGgtattcaatcgattgcaactggactgctcAGTTCTTCTTAGAAGATGTAACGCCTCTCATTCAAGCAGGCTTTATCAGATCAGGCTCAtggactaagattggtcagatcacaacaacctggagctgaacgcccagaaaacagtggaaacttcaggaaagtcacaaccccaccatcccccctcaccctgattgactctcccacccccgtctccatcgtggactccttccgttttttgggcactaccatcacccaagacctcaagtgggagtcgaccatcagaaggcccagcagagtatgtacttcctgcggcagctgaggaaacttaaggtgccgaccgagatgctggtgcagttttactcagccatcatcgagtccatcctgacctcctccatcaccgtgtggttccccagcgccacagtccaggataagcatcgcctgCAGCGCATCTGAAAAGGTGATTGGCTggaagctcccatccctccaggacttgttctcctacaggaccaggaggcgtgtgggtcggatcacagctgactcttctcaccctggacacacactactctcccctcttccctcaggcaggagactacggtccatccagacccacaccttacgccacctgaacagttttttcccctcggccatcaggcacatgaacaataactcctaacagtagctccctagaattcattctaagtctataacaagatctgatagctcagtcacagctcttgttattaccaaacctgtgttatatgtgttttatgttgcacaattgcaccaagaaaaattcctagtttgtgaacccgttctcaaacaatggcaataaaacgattctgattctgattctgattctgattctgattctgatctagtATAGAGGCTGTTGCCAAAGTCCCAACTATGTATACTCTAACAAGAGCAGTGTGCAATTTAAACACAAACAGCACtcttttgaggacaacaatttaCAGATTTTGGGCACAGAGGGTGGATTATTTTAAAAGGGGAGGGAGAGAAACCAGCCTTGAACAGAGGTGATCTGCAAACCAACCAATCTCCCACATagaacactgtcctttcaaccattccgaaGACACTCAACAATTGTTTGCAGTCGCATCACAGACATATCTGATTTATATTCACAGAGGCCTGGGTCAATTTTGAAAAATTCAGAATTAAACTGTCCACATTGACATTAAAAAATCAGATACAGGTCACATAAGGGCAAAACACTCGgacttgacctgcagtgtgaacaaagcCGAAGTCTATGAGAATGAACTGATTAAGCCTGCTCGaatgagaggcgaaacatcttctcagacaaactgaacagtccagtcatAAACTGGAATGATTACTATTTGGTTTCAACAACTCACTTGTCATCGTATAAAATTGCTTCTTATTCAACCTACCAAGGGTAGCTACAGAGGATCTTTTTGAGGAACAGTGAGGCACTTTGGGACACATTTTGGTAGAGTTTAGAGAGGTCAAACTTTGCAGCCTGGATCTTCATTTCAGTCTGCTGGGGATCATTTTCCATGAAAGGTGACCTTCCACTCAGCCTGAAAAACAAAGAGGAGAAAagctggggagaacatgcaaactccacacagagttgTCTAAATAGAGATTCTAACTCTTGATCGCCTGACTGTATGGCCAACATATTAAACACTTGGCCATGAAGCAAAAACTTTAACAGTCTGAATATTTTTgtgagaatatgtactgtactgtgcaatctactaataaaagtttcaatcaatcaatgacttCCCCACGGGGGACATGTACTTGTATTGCTTCCATTTCCAACAGACTTAGTTGACTTCTTGCTGATTAAACACATTCCAATCTTGTCCCTCTGCCAACACTTTGGTCTTGCCCAAATTGGTGGAGAGATTTGAACAGAAGAGAGTAattgaattgattgaaactttgtaGGTGTCTTGCATCCACTTAAGGAGTTGAAATTGGGAATATTTTCCCAAATGGACAGGACTAATTTGGCACGGTCTGCACACAACTGAtcgtagtagaagaagaagacgttGATCTTCATTGTCACTTGTACAATGACCAAGCAAACATTTGTCCCGGCATTATCCTTTTGAGGAGCAGAAGGCAGCTATCGTCTTGGTTCAGCATCTTGGTCATTGAAGCCAAGTgtcatgcccaaggacacaacagtagCAGGATTCAAACTCAGTCGCCTCAGCCACGTTGTCCGACAGTGGGGGATACAACACTTATCTCACTCAGTCAAATACAAATTAGTTCAATTAATTAGGTCATTtctgattgttttttttatatttaatttctGTTGATTATAATGAACATAACATACTTTGAAACGTTTATATCTTTGAAAGGGGTAAATCAAATACTTATTCCTTCACTGTATGTAATTTGTGTCACCAATCGAGTAGTAATGCTGTAAAATGCATGTTAACTGTTGGTAATTGCACATGCACAAACAAATATTTCTTCCTATCTGTCGCAACAAATATTCAAATAATGTACATTGTGCTTTGTGAAAGCTGTGAATGCAATACTTACATCATGAATGTTATTACTCCCACGCTCCAGATGTCAGCTGGAGGTCCCACCACATCCCTTTTCAACATCTCTGGAGCTGTAAGGGAAATATGTGGATTACATTATTATTGTCATGAATAACGTTCCCTTTGTGCACTTGATTATGTATCATTGCTATGCCAGAATTACTGGATTACATGAGTTGGACACCTGACTATTACACTATCACATTTAACTTGATGTTTGTCAACAGATTCTGTACCTCTTCATTTTAGTGGTGTTCTCATTCTTTCCACATCAATCTCATTAATTCCTTCATTAGCCTTGTATTATGCACATGCTGGAATAGAAAGGACTTCCATTGGACTAGAAAAATGCTCTTTGATGTTCCCTTGGTGAATTAGGACCAAATTaaacagtaaaaaacaatatCAGTATAGAGTAGAGTACCATTGCGTTCCAAATTATTCAGCCCTCACTGCAAATTATAGTGATTTAC is part of the Nerophis lumbriciformis linkage group LG31, RoL_Nlum_v2.1, whole genome shotgun sequence genome and harbors:
- the LOC133574426 gene encoding SPEG neighbor protein-like, which encodes MSKAKAPPPSGCNLDINDPQVQEAAVRIQASYRGHRSQKEMREKGPPKILQELKDVVLVEGSAAKLECRVSAFPDPFITWYKDGKELKDGPKYRYVFEDPDFVALVVRDGVLADMGKYTVNIKNPFGQTSGLACILVEVPAKVSKGPENLKAKRGTTVVLKADIRGEPPPDVAWLKDGDDIEEDDRVFYDVGDTNTILTIKKAKLADAGKYEVFVENSLGTDQSFARVDIF